The following coding sequences are from one Onychomys torridus chromosome 14, mOncTor1.1, whole genome shotgun sequence window:
- the Dio2 gene encoding LOW QUALITY PROTEIN: type II iodothyronine deiodinase (The sequence of the model RefSeq protein was modified relative to this genomic sequence to represent the inferred CDS: inserted 1 base in 1 codon) translates to MGLLSVDLLITLQILPVFFSNCLFLALYDSVILLKHVALLLSRSKSTRGEWRRMLTSEGLRCVWKSFLLDAYKQVKLGEDAPNSSVVHVSSPEAGNNYALEKTGDGTECHLLDFANAERPLVVNFGSATUPPFTRQLPAFRKLVEEFSSVADFLLVYIDEAHPSDGWAVPGDSSLSFEVKKHRNQEDRCAAAQQLLERFSLPPQCQVVADRMDNNANVAYGVAFERVCIVQRQKIAYLGGKGPFSYNLQEVRNWLEKNFSKRXNSRLAG, encoded by the exons atggGACTCCTCAGTGTAGACTTGCTGATTACACTGCAGATTCTGCCAGTCTTTTTCTCCAACTGCCTCTTCCTGGCGCTCTATGACTCGGTCATTCTGCTCAAGCACGTGGCGCTGCTGCTCAGCCGCTCCAAGTCCACTCGCGGAGAGTGGCGGCGCATGCTGACCTCAGAGGGACTGCGGTGTGTCTGGAAGAGCTTCCTCCTAGATGCCTACAAACAG GTTAAATTGGGTGAAGATGCCCCCAATTCCAGTGTGGTGCATGTGTCCAGTCCTGAAGCAGGTAACAATTATGCCCTGGAGAAGACAGGTGATGGGACGGAATGCCACCTCCTTGACTTTGCCAATGCAGAGCGCCCACTGGTGGTCAACTTTGGTTCAGCCACCTGACCACCTTTCACTAGGCAACTGCCAGCCTTCCGCAAGTTGGTGGAAGAGTTCTCATCTGTGGCTGACTTCCTGTTGGTATACATTGATGAGGCGCATCCTTCAGATGGCTGGGCAGTGCCTGGGGActcctctctgtcttttgagGTGAAAAAACACCGGAACCAAGAGGACCGATGCGCAGCAGCCCAACAGCTCCTGGAGCGTTTCTCCTTACCGCCCCAGTGTCAAGTTGTGGCTGACCGCATGGACAATAATGCCAACGTAGCTTATGGGGTAGCCTTTGAACGTGTGTGCATCGTGCAGAGACAGAAAATTGCTTATTTAGGGGGGAAGGGCCCCTTCAGCTACAACCTCCAAGAAGTCCGGAATTGGCTGGAGAAGAATTTCAGCAAGA TGAATTCTAGATTAGCTGGTTAA